The Glutamicibacter mishrai DNA window AAGGACAATAGCTCCGCTGGGTACGAGGACTACATGGTGACGCAAAAGGAGTTCTCGGCGATTCTTTCATCGCTCTACGCCAAGGACTACGTACTGGTTAATCCGCAGGATTTCGCCGGGCTGAATAAGGCGAAAAAGATGGAATACCGAAAGATCATGCTCCCCAAAGGCAAGAAGCCGCTGGTCTTATCGGTGGATGATCTCAGCTACTACGAATATATGGAAGGCGATGGGTTCGCCAGCAAGCTGGTGCTCGACGAGCACGGACAAGTCCGCAATGAATATGTTGATGCCGAAGGCAAGAAGCACATCGGCGCCTATGACGTGACCACGATGGTTGATGATTTCATCAAGGAGCACCCCGATTTCAGCTATCGCGATGCTCGGGGCCTGGTTGCCATGACCGGGTATAACGGCGAGTTCGGCTACCGCACCTCGCAGAGCCAGTATCCAAATAACAAGAACCTGGAACAGGATCAGAAACAAGCCACCGCAATCGCGAAGGCCATGAAGGAAACCGGGTGGGTCTTCGCGTCGCATTCATGGGGCCACATCCAAGCTGGCACCGTGAGCATGGGGCGCCTGCAACGCGATTCCAAGCTTTGGAAAGAAGAAGTTGAACCAATCGTGGGCTCAACGGACCAATTCATTTACCCGTTTGGCTCTGACATAGCGCATACCGGAGCGTACGCGGGGCCGCGGTACGAGTACCTGAACAAGCAGGGCTTCAGATACTTCTACGGTGTGGATGGCACTACCGAATCTTGGATGCAGCAGGGCCAGGACTACCAGCGCCAAATGCGCATCAACGTTGACGGACTGCAGTTCGCCAAGGAGGAAAAAGGCGACCGTCCGGTACTGGGCGCATTCTTCGACGTGGAAAAGGTCATCGACCCGGCCAGGAAAATGACCGAGTCGAAATCCCCATCTACAAAGCCATAAAGGCGCCCAGCTGCGACAACGCCAAAGGTGAAGAAGGCAGATAGTCAGTGAGCCTCTCGCTGCGCACGATAATCGCCTTCCACTGGCCTCTGGAAATCGCAACGTTGATCCGGTTCCGGTTCAAGAGGAATTCAATGCCGCGCGAAGCGTCATCTGCGCTGGAGCAGGCCATCGTCATGAGCACGACGGGCGCTTCCTGGCCTTGGAACTTATCGACCGTGCCAACCTTGGCGGCTTCCAGGCCTTCTGCGGCCAGGACATCGCGCACCAGATTAACTTGGGCGTTATAGGCGGCAACAACCAAGATGTCGGCCGGTTCCAAGGCTCGTTGCGGCTTGCCGGGCCCTGGGCTCCACATCAGTCCCAGATGCTCGCGAACCAGCTGGGCAATCGCGCGGGCCTCTTCAACCGAGCTGACGGTATTGCCCCGGTGCTCGACCAGCGCAGTGCTCACTCCCGCTGGCGTGCCTTCCAATGACCTCTGGCCTGCGGCCGGGGCTGAGAACAGCTGGTGGTCGTAGCTCAAGGCCGAGACCTTGGCACACAACTCGGGGTGCATGCGCCAAGATGCCGCAAGGAAGTAGCCCAGTTCCGATGGCAGCACGGGTTCCCCTGCAGAGAGCCAGCCCAATGCGGACTCGTCGACTGGCTGCGGGTGGGATCCCTGGGTTACTTGGGGAAGCTGCTGCGGGTCGCCAAGCAGCAGAAGATTTCGGGCAGCCCGGGAGACGGCCAGGGTATTGGCCAGCGAGAACTGCCCCGCCTCGTCGATGACCAGCAAATCAAGGCTTCCTGCAGGGACTTTGGAACCGGTGAGGGTCCACGCCGTGCCGCCGATGAGCGCTCCGTCGGCCGAAGCCAAAACCTCGGTGATGGAGTCTTTAGAGGTTCCGGACCATGGCACCGGGTCCTTGTGCTTGACCTCTTTGGCGACGAGTTCGGGATCTACCCCTGCGTCGATTGCCTTGCGGAGAACATTTTCGACGACTGCATGGGATTGCGCGACAACGCCGATTTTCCAACCGCCATTGATCAGTTCACGGATCACGTGGGAAGCAACGAAAGTCTTTCCGGTGCCGGGAGGACCCTGGACAGCAAGATACGAGTGGTCAAGGTCCTTCAACGTCTCGACAACTGCTTGATAGACCTGAGACTGGCCATCGAGAACAACCGGCTGGGCCGGGGCGGAAAGCGTCTTGAGCCGCGGGGAGATGCGGCGCAAGATATCGATTCCAGGCTGTTGTGGCAGCACGGGAACCGTTGACCCGACTTTTTGCGCGATTTCCGACAAGGCATCGTCGATGCTCTTGGTCATCAAGGGCTTGTCCGGGGTGAGCGCCATGGGAACCGAACCGTAGGGAGGGATCTTGGCGCTGGACTTCTCAGCAATGATGATCCACCCTTCGCCGACTTCCACGACCGTGGCATTAAATGCTCCGCCGCGCAGGGATTCGTCGACTTCCATGCCTTCGGGCAGCGGGGAGTTGAACATGGCGAAAACCGATGAGCCGGGGGAGAGCAGCGAGCCTTCGGCCAAGGTGCCATTGAGCTTGGTCAGCCGTGTGAAGGTTCGTGCTCGTTCGGTGGGCTTGTGCCAATCTTCGAGGATTTCGGCGCTGTCGACCGAGAATACGCCTCGGACGTCGCTCCAATCATCAACGGGTGCCGAGAGACGGTCGAAGTGCTCCCACCAGAACTGTTTTTTCTCTCGGCGGTTGTAGCCGGTGGCCGCGGCCACCATGGCGATGGCGCGATCGTCATCGCTGAGGGGCTGTCCGGACGGAAGATTTGCCAAGTAATCCTGCAGTCGCAGTTCTTCTGGGGTTGGCTCGTATTCTTCTTTGGCTTCTTCCTGCAATGGCATGGCAGGAAGGCTCTGCGGCTGGTGGTCTTCCAGCGTCAGCAGCCAGTCGCGCAAACGCAGCGTGGAGAGGCAGTCGTATTCGTTGTAGTCGGCAATCGAGGCTAGTACTTCGCTGGCTGTGGCATCATCGTTGGCATCGCGCGCCTGCATGTAGTGGGCGTAGGCCACTACCGAGGCGCCGGCATCGGTCACGTCACCGCCCCTCAGATGCTGCCCCATGTACAGCGGTTCAAGTTTCTTGATCGAGTAGGAACGGGTGGAGACCACTAATGAATTGCGCACCGTTTCATAGAGATCCACCAGCAGGTTTTCCCGCAGCCAGGTATCAACTTCTTCTTCTCCGGCAATGTGCACCTGCGACAGCTTGCGCAGGGCGCTCTTTTCGTAGGCGGCGTAGTGGTAGATCTTCATGTTCGGGAATTGCTGGCGCCGTTGCTGAACGTAGCTGATGAAGTCGAGGAATGCTTGGCGTTCTTCTGCACGGCTATGTGCCCAGAAGGGCTTGAACACCGGCCGTCCGGTGTCGTTTTCAATGACGCCGAAAAGGTATTCCAGGCCCCAGGAACCGTCGGTGCGTTCTTGGTAGAGCGGGTCACCCTCAAAGTCGAAGAAGATATCGCCTGGGTCTGGTGCCGGAAGCTGCGAAATGGTTTGGCTGGATTTGACCCGGAAGCTCACACCTTGGACTTCACCGTCAACGCGCCCTAGCCCCAGCTGCATTTGCGCCTGGTCGACCATTCGAGCCAATGATGTTCCAGCCGGTGCTTCCAGAGCAGCCAGTTGCTCGATGGTGAAGACCTTGCGTTTGCGCAGCTTCTCACGTTGCACCATGGACATGCCGGCGACGAGCAGGACATCGCGGGTTGCCTGGACTTGCTCGGCGCAGTAATCGCAACGGCCGCAGATGCGCAGCTGGTCCGAGTCCCAAGCGACCGGCTGCGAGGATTCGCGATGATTCTGGATCATCGACAAGAAGCGAGCACGCTGTGCACGGAAGACAGGAAGCACCTCGTCGACGCGATGGACCGAATGTGTGCCATCACCGAGGACGAGCGTGGTCTTGCTGGATACCTTGATGCCTTCAGCCATCATCTGATCCGCATATGCGGCGACCTGGAGCAGGGCGCTGACGCGCGCGTGGCGGGCCAACTTCGTATCCCAGACGGCCCATGAACCATCGGGCTGGCGAACCAGGAAATCAGCGAATCCAATGAACGAACCGTCAAAGAACGTGGCTTGGAATATGACATCCGCACCGCTGCGCAAGACATGCATGGTTTGCTCGTGAGCATGGCGGAGTC harbors:
- a CDS encoding polysaccharide deacetylase; translation: MKSLRLAISVGLVMAMAACSGQSTTETPDSQSAAPEQPQQEQDRVKSVKAEINRLADGYDYDAAIKLAKEDKELSSMTAGLEDEKKQTKAWERPDQIPHLFFHSLIVDTDRAFDKDNSSAGYEDYMVTQKEFSAILSSLYAKDYVLVNPQDFAGLNKAKKMEYRKIMLPKGKKPLVLSVDDLSYYEYMEGDGFASKLVLDEHGQVRNEYVDAEGKKHIGAYDVTTMVDDFIKEHPDFSYRDARGLVAMTGYNGEFGYRTSQSQYPNNKNLEQDQKQATAIAKAMKETGWVFASHSWGHIQAGTVSMGRLQRDSKLWKEEVEPIVGSTDQFIYPFGSDIAHTGAYAGPRYEYLNKQGFRYFYGVDGTTESWMQQGQDYQRQMRINVDGLQFAKEEKGDRPVLGAFFDVEKVIDPARKMTESKSPSTKP
- a CDS encoding TM0106 family RecB-like putative nuclease, which produces MFFLEDQFIFSASDLAVSVDCNFQSLFLLDVKLGRRPAADNTRDEMLERTAILGDVHEHNVLDQLIETYGEYDPATGKGVKQFHDRPTMTPEGLRHAHEQTMHVLRSGADVIFQATFFDGSFIGFADFLVRQPDGSWAVWDTKLARHARVSALLQVAAYADQMMAEGIKVSSKTTLVLGDGTHSVHRVDEVLPVFRAQRARFLSMIQNHRESSQPVAWDSDQLRICGRCDYCAEQVQATRDVLLVAGMSMVQREKLRKRKVFTIEQLAALEAPAGTSLARMVDQAQMQLGLGRVDGEVQGVSFRVKSSQTISQLPAPDPGDIFFDFEGDPLYQERTDGSWGLEYLFGVIENDTGRPVFKPFWAHSRAEERQAFLDFISYVQQRRQQFPNMKIYHYAAYEKSALRKLSQVHIAGEEEVDTWLRENLLVDLYETVRNSLVVSTRSYSIKKLEPLYMGQHLRGGDVTDAGASVVAYAHYMQARDANDDATASEVLASIADYNEYDCLSTLRLRDWLLTLEDHQPQSLPAMPLQEEAKEEYEPTPEELRLQDYLANLPSGQPLSDDDRAIAMVAAATGYNRREKKQFWWEHFDRLSAPVDDWSDVRGVFSVDSAEILEDWHKPTERARTFTRLTKLNGTLAEGSLLSPGSSVFAMFNSPLPEGMEVDESLRGGAFNATVVEVGEGWIIIAEKSSAKIPPYGSVPMALTPDKPLMTKSIDDALSEIAQKVGSTVPVLPQQPGIDILRRISPRLKTLSAPAQPVVLDGQSQVYQAVVETLKDLDHSYLAVQGPPGTGKTFVASHVIRELINGGWKIGVVAQSHAVVENVLRKAIDAGVDPELVAKEVKHKDPVPWSGTSKDSITEVLASADGALIGGTAWTLTGSKVPAGSLDLLVIDEAGQFSLANTLAVSRAARNLLLLGDPQQLPQVTQGSHPQPVDESALGWLSAGEPVLPSELGYFLAASWRMHPELCAKVSALSYDHQLFSAPAAGQRSLEGTPAGVSTALVEHRGNTVSSVEEARAIAQLVREHLGLMWSPGPGKPQRALEPADILVVAAYNAQVNLVRDVLAAEGLEAAKVGTVDKFQGQEAPVVLMTMACSSADDASRGIEFLLNRNRINVAISRGQWKAIIVRSERLTDYLPSSPLALSQLGAFMAL